In Bdellovibrio sp. GT3, one genomic interval encodes:
- a CDS encoding lipid A deacylase LpxR family protein: MILSLFILLKFSAHADEGGRQIVLDIGNDYFTGPEHTDRHLTSNLSVGIIQSGLFGFTKGFEDNFSPSTKLYSSFALSQFIYTPEDTEAPIPDPDDQPYAGWLFLTTSMGTREGNLLNVYSIDLGVVGPAALGEETQNLWHRVIGVDQAQGWDYQLHNELGLNVKMKQSVMPYRYEGAADSDFIYFYGGSLGNVDTHLEVGGILRWGYNIPDDMGYRTINAYEGDFSIFTVFRLYEKIVIRDIFLDGNSDGNSASVEKRPLVTAGSAGFVIRCWDVELGYSYEMSTKRFKTQSTPDARGNLSLSYQRIF, encoded by the coding sequence TTGATTTTATCTTTATTTATACTGCTTAAATTTTCAGCACATGCTGACGAAGGCGGAAGACAGATTGTTTTAGATATTGGGAACGACTATTTCACGGGTCCCGAGCACACAGATCGCCATCTCACCAGCAATTTATCTGTTGGTATTATACAAAGTGGGTTGTTCGGTTTTACCAAGGGCTTTGAAGACAACTTCTCACCGTCCACTAAATTGTATTCAAGCTTTGCTCTTTCGCAGTTCATCTATACTCCCGAAGATACAGAAGCTCCGATCCCTGATCCCGATGACCAACCGTATGCGGGCTGGTTGTTTTTAACGACATCCATGGGCACACGTGAAGGGAATCTACTTAATGTCTATTCAATAGATTTAGGTGTTGTGGGGCCTGCCGCTTTGGGAGAGGAAACTCAGAACCTCTGGCATCGTGTAATTGGCGTGGATCAGGCTCAAGGCTGGGACTATCAACTGCACAATGAACTGGGTCTCAATGTTAAAATGAAGCAGTCCGTGATGCCGTATCGTTACGAGGGCGCTGCTGATTCCGACTTTATTTACTTCTATGGTGGATCCCTGGGGAATGTCGACACTCACCTTGAGGTCGGTGGTATTTTGCGCTGGGGTTACAATATCCCAGATGATATGGGCTACCGCACGATCAATGCCTACGAAGGTGATTTTTCAATCTTTACGGTATTCAGACTCTACGAAAAAATCGTTATTCGCGACATTTTCCTGGATGGTAACTCCGATGGCAACAGCGCCTCTGTCGAGAAACGCCCTCTGGTCACTGCAGGCAGCGCGGGCTTTGTGATTCGCTGTTGGGATGTTGAGTTGGGTTACAGTTACGAGATGAGCACCAAACGCTTTAAGACTCAATCCACACCCGATGCCCGCGGAAATCTGTCACTTAGCTATCAACGCATATTTTAG
- a CDS encoding peptide ABC transporter substrate-binding protein, which translates to MLHSWVITSIALLLSPVALANPKDELRIAVNAEFDTIHPIVNTMAAGGLVQDAIMRPLVMITPQGKPKAVLIKEIPTIENKKAQIFTAKTGTHLKADIEFIESAQWGDGKPVTCRDLEAGWKIGSDDLVATPNRDDYDNVKDIVIDKANPKKCTVVFDKAQYNFYVSMPRLIPAHLEMPVFEKYKGKVLTYERNSLYSSKITEPGLYNGPYRVSELKQGSHIVLVPNEKFYGKKPYFKKVIFKFILNSTSMEANLMSGNVDMTSSSGMSFDQTLAFDKKVKSQNLPYEVRYVAGSMYAHIELNLDNSILQDLKVRQALNCSFNRSEMAKSFFDSKQPPALHFSTPFDEWYTEDPKIIKLYPYSRIKAQRLLDEAGWKMEKDGYRYKDGKKMSLTMTNVADNKMNEMIAVYLQNQWKQLGLEVVLKSFPARIFFGEILRQRKFEMAALTWVESPNMVPLGTMSSTMVPSQGNGWSGHNRSGWRNKEVDKLLVQATEEFNSAKRIEFMRKVLAAYTEELPQLPSYYRSNTSIIPKGLKGYEMTGHNNSEYLQIENWHF; encoded by the coding sequence ATGCTACATTCATGGGTCATCACATCCATCGCACTTCTGCTATCGCCAGTGGCACTGGCCAATCCCAAAGACGAACTGCGCATTGCCGTGAATGCCGAATTCGACACCATCCATCCGATTGTAAACACCATGGCTGCGGGAGGCCTGGTTCAGGATGCGATCATGCGCCCACTGGTCATGATCACTCCGCAAGGAAAACCCAAGGCTGTGCTGATCAAGGAAATCCCGACGATTGAAAACAAGAAGGCTCAGATCTTCACGGCTAAAACCGGTACCCACTTAAAAGCAGACATTGAGTTTATCGAATCCGCTCAATGGGGCGACGGCAAACCCGTCACCTGTCGTGACCTCGAAGCCGGCTGGAAAATCGGCAGTGATGACTTGGTGGCAACGCCCAATCGCGATGACTATGACAACGTCAAAGACATCGTCATCGATAAAGCCAATCCAAAAAAATGTACGGTCGTATTTGATAAGGCCCAATACAACTTTTATGTTTCAATGCCGCGCTTGATCCCCGCACATTTGGAGATGCCAGTCTTTGAAAAATACAAAGGCAAGGTGCTGACCTACGAACGCAACTCCCTCTACTCATCCAAAATCACTGAGCCCGGCCTGTACAACGGTCCCTACCGTGTCAGCGAATTGAAGCAAGGCAGTCACATCGTTTTGGTTCCGAATGAAAAGTTCTACGGCAAAAAGCCTTACTTTAAGAAAGTGATCTTTAAATTCATTCTGAACTCCACTTCCATGGAAGCCAATCTGATGAGCGGCAATGTCGACATGACCTCCTCGTCCGGTATGAGCTTTGATCAGACTTTGGCCTTCGATAAAAAAGTAAAATCCCAGAATCTTCCTTATGAAGTCAGATACGTGGCCGGCTCCATGTATGCCCATATTGAACTGAATCTGGACAACTCCATCCTGCAAGATCTGAAAGTCCGTCAGGCCTTAAACTGCTCTTTCAATCGAAGCGAGATGGCCAAGTCCTTTTTCGACAGTAAGCAGCCCCCGGCACTGCATTTCTCGACTCCGTTTGACGAGTGGTACACCGAAGATCCAAAAATCATAAAACTCTACCCTTACAGTCGCATCAAAGCACAACGCCTGCTGGATGAAGCGGGATGGAAAATGGAAAAGGATGGTTATCGCTACAAAGACGGCAAAAAGATGTCGCTCACGATGACCAATGTGGCCGACAACAAGATGAACGAGATGATTGCGGTTTACTTACAAAATCAGTGGAAACAATTGGGTTTGGAAGTAGTTCTAAAAAGCTTCCCAGCAAGAATCTTCTTCGGCGAAATTCTACGCCAAAGAAAGTTTGAAATGGCCGCTTTGACTTGGGTGGAATCCCCGAACATGGTGCCACTGGGTACGATGAGCTCCACCATGGTGCCATCACAAGGCAACGGCTGGTCCGGCCACAATCGTTCGGGTTGGAGAAACAAAGAAGTAGACAAACTGTTGGTGCAAGCAACTGAAGAATTCAATTCCGCCAAGCGCATCGAATTCATGCGTAAAGTCCTAGCGGCCTACACCGAAGAACTTCCGCAATTGCCAAGCTACTACCGTTCAAACACCTCGATCATCCCCAAGGGCCTAAAAGGCTACGAGATGACCGGTCACAATAACAGCGAATACCTGCAAATCGAAAACTGGCACTTCTAA
- a CDS encoding substrate-binding domain-containing protein, translating to MCFKFSFLLPLSLWLLFESASAQPTTGPAAVTGKTVTFIASNLRNGGVKTVSDSFVEAAEKLKWRVQVIDCAGKKNSVVQAMENVVKGGVDGIILGGFDGADHRELIRRAQKQGIRIVGWHAAAKPGPNQYMFTNITTDPETVARSAVEQIAHDGGKKGGIILLTDRDYSMATAKTLALKHAIEKIPHFKLLLIEDLPLSKSDQKIPNLVKAWNQRFGSSWTHTVGINDLYFDHMARALRAVDREDVVGIAAGDGAPEAIQRVTEQEFPQLVTVAEPLRTQGWQLGDEMNRAFAGQPPSNYQTELIVVSKRNLDGLKPDNIEANIPYRKAYLKIWFPKGSVK from the coding sequence ATGTGTTTCAAATTTTCCTTCTTACTGCCGTTATCACTCTGGTTACTATTTGAATCGGCTTCTGCTCAGCCGACAACGGGTCCTGCCGCGGTGACTGGGAAGACTGTCACATTCATTGCCTCTAATTTGCGTAATGGAGGTGTGAAAACCGTCAGTGATTCATTTGTTGAAGCAGCAGAAAAATTAAAATGGCGCGTGCAGGTGATTGACTGCGCCGGCAAGAAGAACAGTGTTGTTCAAGCCATGGAAAATGTCGTGAAGGGTGGGGTTGACGGCATTATTTTGGGAGGATTCGACGGCGCTGACCATCGGGAACTTATTAGAAGAGCACAAAAGCAGGGAATAAGAATTGTCGGCTGGCATGCGGCTGCAAAGCCAGGACCCAATCAGTATATGTTCACCAATATCACCACCGACCCCGAGACCGTAGCGCGATCAGCCGTGGAGCAGATAGCTCACGATGGAGGAAAAAAGGGCGGTATCATTCTTTTGACGGACCGGGACTATTCGATGGCGACCGCGAAAACTCTGGCCCTGAAACATGCCATCGAAAAAATACCTCATTTTAAATTGCTGCTTATCGAGGACCTACCTCTTTCAAAATCGGATCAAAAAATTCCGAATCTGGTAAAAGCCTGGAATCAAAGATTCGGCAGTTCGTGGACTCATACCGTAGGGATCAATGATCTTTACTTTGATCATATGGCGCGTGCATTGCGAGCTGTGGACCGCGAAGATGTGGTGGGAATTGCCGCAGGGGATGGGGCTCCGGAAGCCATCCAAAGAGTCACGGAGCAGGAGTTTCCGCAGTTGGTGACAGTGGCCGAGCCCTTACGCACTCAAGGTTGGCAACTGGGGGACGAGATGAATCGGGCTTTTGCAGGCCAGCCCCCCAGCAACTATCAAACAGAACTTATTGTCGTGAGTAAAAGAAACTTGGATGGTTTGAAGCCCGATAATATCGAAGCCAATATTCCTTATCGCAAAGCCTACTTAAAAATCTGGTTTCCCAAGGGCAGTGTTAAGTAA
- a CDS encoding SIMPL domain-containing protein, which produces MRKLLGILLLSVTLWGVMAQGADRMIVVSGTSEKGLDPNMVSMTVEIWSKAQTAKQAQTLAANQFKDVKKVFDEYKIKKEDIQTDNYALNPEYVYDQKNRANKMVGFRVVQTLLVTLRKVDDAGKFLDALVTEKATTDAGVNVNSINWDSDKRDQMETAALADAVRAAKVKAEEIAKAAGVKIKGVSRISHGSQSHQPPMPVMRNFGMKAAMADSAPTELSAGQIKVRVEVTAEYEIN; this is translated from the coding sequence ATGAGAAAGCTATTAGGTATCTTACTTTTGTCTGTCACACTCTGGGGCGTTATGGCTCAAGGAGCAGATCGTATGATCGTAGTCAGCGGAACTTCTGAAAAAGGCTTGGATCCAAACATGGTTAGTATGACTGTGGAGATCTGGAGCAAGGCGCAAACTGCGAAGCAAGCGCAAACTCTGGCAGCGAATCAGTTTAAAGACGTCAAAAAAGTTTTCGATGAATACAAAATCAAAAAAGAAGATATTCAAACAGACAACTACGCTCTGAACCCAGAATACGTCTATGACCAAAAAAACCGCGCCAATAAAATGGTCGGCTTCCGTGTCGTGCAGACTTTGCTTGTGACATTGCGTAAGGTGGATGATGCCGGTAAATTCCTGGATGCCTTGGTTACGGAAAAAGCAACGACCGATGCGGGTGTGAATGTGAATTCCATCAATTGGGATTCTGATAAACGCGATCAAATGGAAACAGCGGCATTGGCGGATGCGGTTCGCGCAGCCAAAGTAAAAGCAGAGGAAATTGCGAAAGCGGCTGGAGTGAAGATCAAAGGTGTATCCCGTATCAGTCATGGATCCCAGTCTCATCAGCCACCAATGCCGGTGATGCGTAATTTTGGGATGAAGGCGGCGATGGCAGACTCTGCTCCGACAGAGCTAAGTGCTGGTCAAATCAAAGTGCGCGTTGAAGTGACTGCGGAATACGAAATCAACTAG
- a CDS encoding OmpA family protein, which translates to MKRLVLIGTAVAMIATGCATTQENPNAAKGAGIGAAIGAVAGAVIGHQTGRRNEGALIGAALGAGIGGGIGHRMDKQAKELAAIAETKRTEQGLITKLKSDILFDTGKSNLKPAAQSNIAQLAQIMKKYPENVLTIRGYTDDTGTAMKNNPLSKDRAEAVRAQLILGGVPAETISSVGMGAADPIDSAKTAAARSKNRRVEIEVTVDASKVPKQASIN; encoded by the coding sequence ATGAAACGTCTAGTTCTAATCGGAACAGCTGTAGCGATGATCGCAACTGGCTGTGCAACTACACAAGAAAATCCAAATGCTGCTAAAGGTGCTGGTATCGGCGCGGCTATTGGTGCTGTTGCTGGTGCTGTTATCGGTCACCAAACAGGTCGCCGCAATGAAGGCGCACTTATCGGTGCAGCTCTTGGAGCAGGTATCGGTGGTGGTATCGGTCACCGCATGGATAAACAAGCGAAAGAGCTTGCTGCCATTGCTGAGACTAAAAGAACAGAACAAGGTTTGATCACTAAATTGAAATCAGACATTCTGTTCGACACTGGCAAATCTAACTTGAAACCAGCAGCGCAATCTAACATTGCACAGCTAGCGCAAATCATGAAAAAGTACCCTGAAAACGTACTTACAATCCGCGGTTACACGGATGACACCGGCACAGCGATGAAAAACAACCCACTTTCCAAAGACCGCGCTGAAGCAGTTCGCGCGCAATTGATCCTGGGTGGCGTACCTGCAGAGACAATTTCATCTGTAGGCATGGGTGCAGCAGATCCAATCGATTCAGCTAAAACAGCTGCAGCACGCTCTAAAAACCGTCGTGTTGAAATTGAAGTGACTGTGGATGCTTCTAAAGTTCCGAAGCAAGCCAGCATCAACTAA
- a CDS encoding YdeI/OmpD-associated family protein has protein sequence MKFQATIEIRIGNPYILVSAARATKLKPGWRKPLPVLITINGQPKGSWPINMMPVGDGSFYLYLHGAVRKASNTTVGDTVTVEIHFNSEYKNGPQHRMPPWFSKALGKNPTAKTNWKNLPPSRQKEVLRYFSQLKSTEAKDRNLEKALEVLSGKTARFMARTWKNGI, from the coding sequence ATGAAGTTTCAGGCAACCATTGAGATTCGCATCGGTAATCCCTATATTTTGGTAAGTGCGGCTCGCGCCACAAAACTAAAACCCGGCTGGCGAAAGCCTTTGCCGGTCTTAATTACAATCAATGGTCAGCCTAAAGGCTCTTGGCCCATCAACATGATGCCGGTCGGCGATGGCAGCTTCTATTTGTATTTACACGGTGCCGTCCGCAAAGCCTCCAACACCACCGTAGGAGACACAGTCACAGTCGAAATTCATTTCAATTCGGAATATAAAAACGGACCTCAACATCGGATGCCTCCATGGTTCTCCAAAGCTCTGGGAAAAAATCCGACAGCAAAAACGAATTGGAAAAATCTCCCGCCCAGCCGACAAAAAGAAGTATTAAGATATTTCAGCCAATTAAAATCAACAGAAGCCAAAGATCGCAACCTGGAAAAAGCACTGGAAGTGTTATCCGGAAAGACCGCGCGATTCATGGCTCGAACCTGGAAGAACGGAATTTAA
- a CDS encoding CapA family protein produces MKALLITTIITLSFGTSAQAQEESFVTVSAVGDVMMGTDYPTDKLPADQGRKLFRYAESYIKTGDVRFANFEGTLFDGVKGAGAKSEGSNRHLFRTPTEFARTFADAGFNVVSLANNHANDFGSEGLYSTQQTLRSYQIQSSTKRGAEVASFNVRGLRVAVIATDYYPGARSISSPEKTYQEIRELKKRFDIVIVSAHAGAEGSDALRTLNQTEYYMGENRGNSVAFARAAIDAGASLILMHGPHVPRGLEVYKGHLVVYSLGNFATERGISVQGTAGLAPLLLVKLDSKGRFQKGSITSFVQNREKGVIYDRTQAAYKLMQNLSYSDFSASAPLFDPSTSMISPR; encoded by the coding sequence ATGAAAGCACTTCTGATCACCACCATTATCACTCTTTCCTTTGGGACTTCTGCTCAGGCTCAGGAAGAATCCTTCGTCACAGTTTCTGCTGTGGGCGATGTTATGATGGGGACTGATTATCCGACGGACAAGCTTCCTGCTGATCAGGGGCGAAAACTTTTTCGATATGCTGAAAGCTACATCAAAACCGGTGACGTGCGCTTTGCAAATTTTGAAGGAACTTTGTTTGACGGAGTCAAAGGAGCCGGAGCCAAAAGCGAAGGCAGCAACCGCCATTTATTCCGCACGCCCACAGAGTTTGCGCGCACCTTTGCAGATGCCGGCTTTAACGTTGTCAGTTTGGCAAACAATCACGCGAATGATTTCGGTTCGGAAGGGCTGTACTCCACTCAGCAAACTTTGCGTTCCTATCAAATTCAGTCATCAACCAAACGTGGTGCTGAGGTTGCTTCCTTCAATGTGCGTGGTTTGCGAGTGGCGGTGATCGCCACGGATTATTACCCAGGAGCGCGTAGCATTTCGTCTCCCGAGAAAACCTATCAAGAAATTCGCGAACTAAAAAAACGCTTCGACATTGTGATTGTTTCCGCGCACGCCGGGGCCGAGGGCTCTGATGCTTTAAGAACCCTGAATCAGACGGAATACTACATGGGAGAAAACCGCGGAAACTCGGTGGCTTTTGCCAGGGCAGCCATTGATGCTGGTGCGAGCTTGATTCTGATGCATGGACCGCATGTGCCTCGGGGGCTGGAAGTTTATAAAGGTCATCTGGTCGTTTACAGTCTTGGAAATTTCGCCACCGAGCGTGGGATCAGCGTGCAGGGGACAGCAGGCCTTGCCCCATTATTGCTGGTTAAACTTGATTCCAAGGGCCGCTTTCAAAAAGGCTCCATCACGTCCTTTGTGCAAAACCGCGAAAAGGGTGTAATCTACGATAGAACCCAGGCCGCTTATAAGCTGATGCAAAACCTGTCTTATAGTGATTTTAGCGCTTCAGCCCCGTTGTTTGACCCCTCCACAAGTATGATATCTCCGCGCTAA
- the cobB gene encoding Sir2 family NAD+-dependent deacetylase — translation MNSHLFKNIVILTGAGISAESGIRTFRDQNGLWEDHRIEDVATPEAFHRNPELVQRFYNARRSQLKDPNVQPNAAHFALAELERQWEGSFLLVTQNVDNLHRKAGSQNLLHMHGRLDQVRCLSCEEVIVWNEDLEVNESCPQCGIKGALRPDIVWFGEMPHHMDEIYFALEQADYFISIGTSGNVYPAAGFVQLAWKARKIEINVKDTEISRAFDQHLIGAASVEVPKLVQQILGL, via the coding sequence TTGAACTCTCACCTCTTCAAAAACATCGTTATTCTAACAGGAGCGGGCATTTCCGCGGAGTCTGGAATTCGCACCTTCAGAGATCAAAACGGTTTGTGGGAGGATCATCGCATCGAAGACGTGGCGACTCCCGAGGCATTTCATCGAAACCCAGAGTTGGTTCAACGGTTCTATAATGCGAGACGATCTCAATTGAAAGACCCCAATGTGCAGCCTAATGCCGCTCATTTCGCTTTGGCAGAGTTAGAGCGTCAGTGGGAGGGCTCCTTCCTGCTGGTCACCCAGAATGTCGACAATCTGCATCGAAAGGCTGGCTCGCAAAATCTGCTGCACATGCATGGGCGTTTGGACCAAGTTCGCTGCCTGTCTTGCGAAGAAGTGATCGTCTGGAATGAAGATTTAGAAGTAAATGAGAGTTGCCCTCAGTGTGGGATCAAGGGCGCATTGAGACCCGATATCGTTTGGTTCGGCGAGATGCCTCACCACATGGACGAAATTTATTTTGCCCTGGAGCAGGCGGATTATTTTATCTCGATCGGCACCAGCGGCAACGTCTACCCGGCCGCCGGTTTTGTGCAATTGGCCTGGAAGGCGCGCAAGATTGAAATCAATGTCAAAGACACCGAAATCTCCCGCGCGTTTGATCAGCATCTAATCGGAGCGGCTTCTGTTGAAGTGCCGAAGCTCGTTCAACAAATCCTGGGACTTTGA
- a CDS encoding YbaN family protein, protein MPEVIKNPALRTAVYLLGVVSLILGIIGAFLPILPTTPFVILSAFCFVRSSPKAHGWLYSQPLFGKALSDWDQHRAISRRAKILAVSMMALSALIMWSRVNNVILNTVISLILFSVAVFIVSRKEI, encoded by the coding sequence GTGCCCGAAGTCATCAAAAACCCAGCTCTTAGAACGGCCGTTTACTTGCTGGGTGTGGTGTCTTTGATTTTGGGAATTATCGGCGCCTTCCTGCCAATTCTTCCCACAACTCCTTTTGTAATTTTATCCGCGTTTTGTTTTGTCAGAAGCTCGCCCAAAGCGCACGGCTGGCTGTACAGCCAACCCTTGTTTGGAAAAGCACTTAGTGACTGGGATCAGCACAGAGCGATTTCAAGACGCGCCAAGATTCTGGCTGTTTCGATGATGGCTTTGTCGGCGTTAATCATGTGGTCACGCGTGAACAATGTTATTCTCAACACAGTCATCTCCCTAATTCTATTCAGTGTCGCTGTATTCATAGTTTCCAGAAAAGAGATTTGA
- a CDS encoding aconitate hydratase: MASKIETTPDMVQAVYKKTAERIAVVGKRLNRPLTLGEKILFGHLDDPQNQDLVRGESFLLLRPDRVAMQDATAQMALLQFMLAGKDEAAVPSTVHCDHLIQAYKGSGVDMTVANQTNKEVYDFLATASSRYNIGFWKPGAGIIHQVILENYAFPGGLMIGTDSHTPNAGGLGMCAVGVGGSDASDVMVGLPWEVKNPKLIGVHLKGKLGGWASAKDVILKLCGMLTVKGGTDKVVEYFGEGTSSISCTGKATITNMGAELGATCSVFPYDDRMGAYLKSTGRDELAKVADAHKDLLSADADVIANPGKYFDEVYEIDLSALEPHLVGPHTPDLARPISALKKEVAEKGYTVKISSALIGSCTNSSYEDIGRAAFVAKQAMEVGLKMEAPFLVSPGSTQIQNTIERDGQMATFNEVGATVLANACGPCIGQWRRDDIKAGEKNTIVTSFNRNFRARNDANPETLAFIASPEIVMALGLAGRLDFNPATDELVGPKGTIKLQAPVAPELPAKGFIADTEGYQKPAGATAQVAVNPSSDRLQLLSPFTKWDGNDFVDNLVLAKAKGKCTTDHISPGGKWLNYRGHLDNISNNMLLGADNAFTGEIGKGKNQLTGETGIEYAQIARNYQKAGKGWIIVGDENYGEGSSREHAAMCPRHLGASAVITKSFARIHETNLKKQGVLALTFVNPKDYDKIQEADKVSLVDLKDLAPGKNVKMILKHADGSTETIEAKHTYNAEQLKWFRAGSALNLIRGL; encoded by the coding sequence ATGGCTTCTAAAATCGAAACTACACCGGATATGGTGCAGGCCGTTTACAAGAAGACAGCGGAGCGTATCGCTGTTGTTGGTAAACGTTTGAACCGTCCTTTGACTCTTGGAGAGAAAATTCTTTTTGGTCACTTGGACGACCCACAAAATCAAGATCTAGTTCGTGGCGAAAGTTTCTTGCTACTAAGACCAGACCGCGTAGCCATGCAAGATGCGACAGCACAAATGGCTTTGTTGCAGTTCATGCTTGCAGGTAAAGATGAAGCAGCGGTTCCTTCCACTGTTCACTGTGACCACTTGATCCAGGCTTACAAAGGTTCTGGCGTGGACATGACAGTTGCCAACCAAACAAACAAAGAAGTTTATGACTTCTTGGCAACAGCTTCTTCCCGTTACAACATCGGCTTCTGGAAACCAGGCGCTGGGATCATCCATCAAGTAATCTTGGAAAACTATGCATTCCCAGGTGGCTTGATGATCGGTACTGACTCTCACACTCCGAATGCGGGTGGTTTGGGTATGTGTGCTGTGGGTGTTGGTGGTTCTGACGCTTCTGACGTGATGGTTGGTCTTCCATGGGAAGTTAAAAATCCAAAATTGATCGGTGTACACCTAAAAGGTAAACTTGGCGGTTGGGCTTCTGCAAAAGACGTGATCTTGAAACTTTGCGGAATGCTGACTGTAAAAGGTGGTACGGATAAAGTTGTTGAGTACTTCGGTGAAGGTACTTCTTCAATCTCTTGTACTGGTAAAGCGACGATCACGAACATGGGTGCGGAACTTGGCGCAACTTGCTCTGTATTCCCATACGATGACCGCATGGGTGCTTACCTGAAATCAACTGGTCGTGATGAGTTGGCAAAAGTTGCTGACGCTCATAAAGACCTATTAAGCGCTGACGCTGACGTTATCGCGAACCCAGGCAAATACTTCGACGAAGTTTACGAAATCGACTTGTCTGCATTGGAACCACACCTTGTGGGCCCGCATACTCCAGACTTGGCTCGTCCTATCTCTGCACTTAAAAAAGAAGTGGCTGAGAAAGGTTACACAGTTAAGATTTCTTCTGCGCTTATCGGTTCTTGCACGAACTCTTCTTACGAAGATATCGGCCGTGCCGCTTTCGTTGCGAAACAAGCGATGGAAGTTGGTTTGAAAATGGAAGCTCCATTCTTGGTGTCTCCAGGTTCAACACAAATCCAAAACACGATCGAGCGTGATGGCCAAATGGCGACGTTCAATGAAGTGGGCGCGACAGTTCTTGCGAACGCTTGCGGTCCTTGTATCGGTCAATGGAGACGTGACGACATTAAAGCTGGCGAGAAGAATACAATCGTAACTTCTTTCAACCGTAACTTCCGCGCACGTAACGATGCGAACCCAGAGACTTTGGCGTTCATCGCTTCTCCTGAAATCGTAATGGCGTTGGGTCTTGCGGGTCGTTTGGATTTCAATCCTGCGACTGACGAATTGGTTGGTCCAAAAGGCACAATCAAATTGCAAGCTCCAGTGGCTCCAGAGTTGCCTGCTAAAGGCTTCATCGCTGACACTGAAGGTTACCAAAAACCAGCAGGTGCAACAGCTCAAGTGGCTGTGAATCCTTCTTCAGACCGTTTGCAACTTCTTTCTCCGTTCACTAAGTGGGATGGTAATGACTTCGTTGACAACTTGGTTCTTGCGAAAGCAAAAGGCAAATGTACAACGGATCATATCTCTCCGGGTGGTAAATGGTTGAACTACCGTGGTCACTTGGACAACATCTCTAACAATATGTTGTTGGGTGCGGATAACGCATTCACAGGTGAAATCGGTAAAGGTAAAAACCAACTGACTGGCGAAACTGGTATCGAGTACGCGCAAATCGCACGTAACTACCAAAAAGCTGGTAAAGGCTGGATCATCGTGGGTGACGAAAACTACGGTGAAGGTTCTTCCCGTGAGCACGCAGCGATGTGCCCAAGACATCTTGGCGCTTCTGCAGTAATCACGAAGTCTTTCGCTCGTATCCACGAAACGAACTTGAAAAAACAAGGTGTGTTGGCTTTGACTTTCGTAAATCCAAAAGACTACGACAAGATCCAAGAAGCAGACAAAGTTTCCCTGGTAGATCTTAAAGATCTGGCTCCAGGCAAGAACGTGAAAATGATCCTGAAGCACGCTGATGGCTCTACAGAGACTATCGAAGCGAAGCACACATACAACGCAGAACAATTGAAATGGTTCCGCGCTGGCTCTGCGCTTAACTTGATCCGCGGTCTTTAG
- a CDS encoding nitroreductase family protein, protein MEFFDAINARRSIRKYTPEAVPSEVMNKALDAALLAPNSSNMQTWRIYWIHNEGPKKETALACMNQGAARTAQELVAFVADPTTWKIAQLANLEHLGPNAPAAVKTYYTKLMPFVYSWRILAPVKWLMFNIMGIFKPMPRKPWSSRDIEEVAVKSTALAAENFMLAISAQGFDTCPMEGFDERRVKKILRLSCRARVVMIISVGRRDPEGLWGERFRLPKDIVIKKI, encoded by the coding sequence ATGGAATTTTTTGATGCTATCAATGCCCGTAGAAGTATTCGCAAGTACACCCCGGAAGCTGTCCCGTCCGAGGTGATGAATAAAGCCCTGGATGCCGCCCTGCTGGCGCCAAACTCCTCGAATATGCAGACCTGGCGGATTTACTGGATTCACAATGAAGGTCCCAAGAAAGAAACGGCCCTTGCCTGTATGAATCAGGGAGCGGCTCGCACTGCCCAGGAGTTGGTGGCCTTTGTGGCAGATCCCACAACGTGGAAGATCGCTCAGCTGGCAAACCTGGAACATCTAGGCCCCAATGCTCCGGCGGCGGTGAAGACCTATTACACGAAGCTGATGCCTTTTGTGTATTCCTGGAGAATTTTGGCTCCGGTGAAGTGGCTGATGTTCAACATCATGGGAATCTTCAAACCAATGCCGCGCAAGCCCTGGTCTTCGCGGGATATCGAAGAGGTCGCCGTTAAATCCACGGCACTTGCCGCTGAAAACTTCATGCTGGCAATCTCAGCTCAAGGATTTGACACCTGCCCGATGGAAGGCTTCGATGAGAGACGCGTGAAAAAGATTTTGCGTTTAAGCTGTCGCGCCCGTGTGGTGATGATCATCTCCGTCGGCCGCCGCGATCCCGAAGGCCTCTGGGGCGAACGCTTCCGCCTGCCGAAAGATATCGTCATCAAAAAAATCTAG